One window of the Gemmatimonadota bacterium genome contains the following:
- a CDS encoding sulfatase-like hydrolase/transferase, whose product MPKQPNILFAFTDQQRWDTIHAAGNPHIRTPVMDRLCHEGVNFTKGYTPSPVCVSARASLITGQYPHKNGCFDNGFRQPTDRPSLMDLLAQGGYLCHGVGKMHFTGDRGGLRGFHARDVQEEISGTIDTNDYLKYLHAHGYDYVHDPMGARGEMYYIPQISQLPARHHPTAWVADRSIDFLKNRDTSKPFFLWSSFIHPHPPFSPPTPWNKLYRGSLMPFPKRPDNMEDLWTHFNRHQNRYKYRDAGLDNRMLQVMRGYYWACISFIDYSVGRIIDELEQQGELDNTLIVWSSDHGELLGDYNCFGKRSFLDAAARVPMLVRYPERFPRGIIEETPCGLMDLIPTFLGAADISHHNADLDGKDMADLVGNGRERMIYGQIQRGQRGMYMAYDGNLKYIYSAGDQKEYLLDHRTDSEETRNCAYNILYASEVKTMREKLIGFFQNENYTEPLDGDQWKDFGAIAEPKSVDANLLIQDAGWAVPLYNIPGYSRD is encoded by the coding sequence ATGCCCAAACAACCCAATATTCTATTCGCATTTACCGACCAGCAACGCTGGGACACCATTCACGCGGCAGGCAATCCGCATATTCGCACACCAGTGATGGATCGGTTGTGTCATGAAGGAGTGAATTTTACCAAAGGATACACGCCCTCGCCCGTTTGTGTATCGGCGCGTGCATCCCTTATTACCGGACAATATCCGCACAAAAATGGGTGCTTTGACAATGGATTTCGACAACCGACAGACCGCCCATCTCTGATGGATCTCCTCGCACAGGGCGGGTACCTCTGTCACGGAGTGGGCAAAATGCACTTTACCGGTGATCGTGGAGGACTGCGGGGATTTCACGCGCGAGATGTACAGGAAGAAATCTCGGGAACGATTGATACAAACGATTATCTAAAATACTTGCATGCACACGGCTATGACTATGTACACGATCCTATGGGTGCAAGAGGAGAAATGTATTATATCCCGCAAATTTCTCAACTTCCCGCACGCCATCATCCAACGGCCTGGGTCGCGGACCGCAGCATTGACTTTCTGAAAAACCGCGACACTTCCAAACCGTTCTTCCTGTGGTCGAGTTTTATCCATCCACATCCACCCTTTTCACCGCCAACGCCCTGGAACAAACTCTATCGCGGTTCCTTAATGCCCTTTCCCAAACGCCCCGATAACATGGAAGACCTGTGGACGCATTTCAACCGCCATCAGAATCGATACAAATACCGCGATGCGGGATTGGATAATCGCATGTTGCAGGTCATGCGCGGGTATTACTGGGCGTGCATATCGTTTATCGACTACAGCGTGGGCCGGATCATTGACGAACTCGAACAACAGGGCGAACTGGACAATACCCTCATTGTCTGGTCATCGGATCACGGTGAACTGCTGGGAGATTACAACTGTTTCGGCAAGCGCAGCTTTCTCGATGCAGCGGCCCGAGTCCCCATGCTGGTGCGCTATCCCGAGCGTTTTCCCCGCGGTATTATAGAAGAAACACCGTGTGGATTGATGGACCTGATCCCGACATTTTTGGGCGCAGCAGATATTTCCCATCACAACGCAGATTTAGACGGGAAGGACATGGCCGATCTCGTAGGCAATGGGCGCGAACGAATGATTTACGGTCAGATCCAGCGCGGACAACGGGGTATGTACATGGCCTATGACGGCAACTTGAAATACATCTATTCAGCCGGTGACCAAAAGGAATACTTGCTCGATCACCGCACAGACTCAGAGGAAACGCGCAACTGTGCGTACAATATCCTGTACGCTTCCGAGGTAAAAACAATGCGCGAAAAACTAATAGGCTTTTTCCAAAACGAAAACTATACCGAACCCCTGGATGGCGACCAATGGAAAGACTTTGGCGCGATAGCTGAACCCAAAAGTGTGGATGCAAATTTGTTAATTCAGGATGCGGGATGGGCGGTTCCGCTCTACAATATCCCCGGATATTCAAGAGACTGA
- the lexA gene encoding transcriptional repressor LexA, translating into MRKKLTARQQEIYDFIAQVIRNQGYPPTIREIMEAFGIASTNGVRTTLSALEKKGYIRRTAMLSRSIELTDYQARDASLSGDVREVPVIGRVAAGEPILAMENIESTLAVDSGFVPRGDVFALQVEGDSMRDAGILDGDFVLARHQESAHQGEIVVAVIGEEATVKRYYREGSQVKLVPENEAYQPIVVGESHESFRIAGKIVGLMRSF; encoded by the coding sequence ATGCGAAAAAAATTAACTGCGCGCCAACAGGAGATATACGATTTTATTGCCCAGGTGATTCGCAACCAGGGATATCCGCCTACGATCCGAGAAATTATGGAGGCTTTTGGCATTGCTTCAACCAATGGCGTGCGAACCACGCTGTCTGCATTGGAAAAAAAAGGGTATATTCGACGAACTGCCATGTTGTCGCGCAGTATTGAGTTGACGGATTATCAGGCACGCGATGCATCGCTTTCCGGAGATGTGCGCGAAGTGCCAGTGATTGGGCGCGTTGCTGCCGGTGAACCGATTCTGGCAATGGAAAATATCGAGAGTACGCTTGCGGTTGATTCCGGGTTTGTGCCGCGCGGCGATGTTTTTGCTCTCCAGGTTGAGGGTGATAGCATGCGCGATGCTGGAATATTAGACGGCGATTTTGTGCTCGCGCGCCATCAAGAATCCGCCCATCAAGGTGAGATTGTCGTGGCTGTGATTGGCGAAGAAGCGACGGTTAAGCGATACTATCGAGAGGGTTCGCAGGTTAAGTTGGTGCCCGAAAATGAAGCCTACCAACCCATTGTGGTGGGCGAAAGCCACGAGTCATTCCGTATTGCCGGCAAAATTGTGGGTTTGATGCGGTCTTTTTAG
- the dprA gene encoding DNA-protecting protein DprA, translated as MCDHALPWLVLYAVPGLGPAAYCALLEHFETPENILLQSPRALCEIPGIGPSTAQSISTNRDWDWARDQVSRAKDLDIQICTLTDPLYPEILTQIYAPPPLLFAKGDISHCHSPTISIVGSRSFTAYGRETAHRLGSDLARAGITVVSGMAVGIDTHAHRGALEHGATAAVLGSSLDCPYPPENRTLFQQICERGVVFSEFPLGTGPEAHNFPRRNRIISGLSLGTVVVEAGKQSGALITAQFALDQNRDVFAVPGPIYSGKSQGTNSLLSQGAILVQTAQDILSEIEHQSALPPATERNEHQPSEQPSLSDREQRVWDALANPSDDATPVHIDTLARAAGFSSGETLNILLSLEIQGNVEQLPGMHFRQKK; from the coding sequence ATGTGTGACCACGCTCTACCCTGGCTGGTACTCTATGCCGTACCGGGTCTGGGTCCCGCTGCCTATTGCGCTCTTCTCGAGCATTTTGAAACACCGGAAAATATTCTCTTGCAATCTCCCAGAGCACTGTGCGAAATCCCCGGCATTGGTCCCAGTACCGCACAATCTATCTCTACCAATCGAGACTGGGATTGGGCGCGAGATCAAGTCTCACGCGCAAAAGACCTCGACATCCAGATCTGCACGCTCACAGATCCCCTCTATCCCGAAATTCTAACCCAAATCTACGCCCCACCACCTCTGCTCTTTGCAAAAGGCGACATAAGCCATTGCCACAGCCCCACCATAAGCATTGTCGGCTCGCGCTCTTTCACGGCTTATGGACGGGAAACCGCGCATCGCCTGGGAAGTGATCTCGCCAGAGCGGGCATAACAGTAGTCAGCGGAATGGCCGTCGGCATTGATACCCATGCACACCGGGGGGCACTCGAACACGGCGCAACAGCAGCAGTGCTTGGCAGCAGCCTCGATTGTCCCTATCCACCTGAAAATCGCACCCTATTTCAACAAATATGTGAACGCGGTGTGGTCTTCTCAGAATTCCCACTGGGCACCGGTCCAGAAGCCCACAACTTTCCAAGACGCAACCGCATCATCAGTGGCTTGAGCCTCGGCACAGTCGTTGTTGAAGCGGGCAAACAGAGCGGCGCACTCATCACCGCCCAATTTGCTCTTGACCAGAACCGCGATGTCTTTGCCGTACCCGGTCCAATTTACTCGGGCAAAAGTCAGGGCACAAATAGTCTTCTCAGCCAGGGAGCCATTCTCGTGCAGACAGCGCAAGATATTTTGAGCGAAATTGAACATCAGTCAGCGCTCCCCCCCGCAACGGAGCGGAACGAGCATCAACCCTCTGAGCAACCCTCTCTATCCGACCGAGAACAACGCGTATGGGACGCTCTTGCCAACCCGTCTGACGATGCGACCCCCGTACATATTGACACCCTCGCCAGAGCCGCGGGATTCTCTTCTGGAGAAACCCTCAACATCCTCTTGAGTCTCGAAATCCAGGGCAATGTCGAACAACTGCCGGGCATGCATTTCAGGCAAAAAAAATAA